A genomic region of Metopolophium dirhodum isolate CAU chromosome 1, ASM1992520v1, whole genome shotgun sequence contains the following coding sequences:
- the LOC132936345 gene encoding uncharacterized protein LOC132936345 — protein MDELEHRRIACLLDDISDEELWGGTSFTDECSPDEHFDVLETSNTEQSGESTDDEIHNDIQQTLSADCESYHESDDEIPLSMRVGCFYGKDGTKWNRRKPNLRTKNPSYNKITEKKGVTNLAKNAKTEIDAWYIFFTGPMIEHIVFCTNIYIDKIKSNFTRERDVAHTTTREIKDLLGCLYMIGAIKCGHRNARDLWKLDGVGVDIVSCVMSEKRFEFLLRYIRFDDIRRREERKKFDKITHVRWLFESFILQCKQSYSLSEFVTIDEKLQAFRGRCSFRHIDNSPKNVVHRLIQPIRNTGRNVTIDNWFTSVPLADELLNQKLTLLGTFRKNKTQIPQEFKITKNRPVFSSYFGFSGKKVLVSYKPKNNKIVLLLSTMHNDNSIDSSTGAAKKPNMITMYNATKGSVDTMDKKTENYTVARRCIRWSLIVFYSMLNIGGLSAQIIFQENTSIRKTRLVFLKTLARQLMQEQMEYRLTLDCLPKQIKLRLNEYCNITRPNVGEIQRVRASGRCTFCDRSKDRKATKVCTNCARLICRDHIIETCPDCFEAS, from the exons ATGGACGAATTAGAACACCGTCGTATTGCATGCCTATTGGATGACATAAGTGACGAGGAATTGTGGGGTGGTACATCTTTCACTGACGAATGTTCACCCGATGAACATTTTGATGTATTAGAAACTTCGAACACCGAACAATCAGGAGAATCGACCGATGATGAGATTCACAATGATATTCAACAAACACTATCAGCAGATTGCGAATCTTATCATGAATCTGACGATGAAATTCCACTGAGTATGCGTGTAGggtgtttttatggaaaagatGGGACAAAATGGAATCGTCGTAAGCCAAATCTGAGAACAAAAAATCCAAGTTACAATAagataactgaaaaaaaaggTGTGACTAATTTggcaaaaaatgcaaaaactgAAATTGACGcgtggtatattttttttacgggtCCTATGATTGAACATATAGTGttctgtacaaatatatatatcgatAAAATTAAGTCAAATTTTACCAGAGAAAGAGATGTAGCTCATACAACCACACGGGAAATAAAAGATTTACTTGGTTGCTTGTACATGAttg GTGCAATAAAATGTGGTCATAGAAATGCTCGGGATTTGTGGAAATTAGATGGAGTAGGTGTAGATATTGTATCATGTGTTATGTCAGAAAAACggtttgaatttttattgcGATATATACGTTTTGATGACATAAGAAGACGCGAAGAAAGAAAAAAGTTTGATAAAATAACCCATGTGCGATGGTTATTTGAAAGTTTTATACTACAGTGTAAACAGTCATATAGTTTATCCGAGTTTGTCACTATAGACGAAAAACTCCAAGCCTTTCGTGGTCGATGTTCTTTTAGGCA TATTGATAACAGTCCGAAAAATGTTGTTCATCGTTTGATACAACCTATTAGGAATACAGGAAGAAACGTGACAATCGATAACTGGTTTACTAGTGTTCCGCTCGCAGATGAATTACTGAATCAAAAACTCACCTTACTTGGTACTTTTAGgaaaaataaaactcaaataCCACAGGAAtttaaaatcacgaaaaatcgCCCTGTATTTAGTTCTTATTTTGGATTTAGTGGAAAAAAAGTTCTAGTTTCATACAAacctaaaaataacaaaatagtatTACTATTATCCACAATGCACAATGATAATTCAATCGACAGTAGTACAGGAGCGGCAAAAAAACCAAACATGATAACGATGTATAATGCAACGAAAGGCTCTGTGGATACAATGGATAAGAAAACCGAGAATTACACTGTTGCACGGCGGTGTATACGTTGGtcattaatagttttttattcaatGCTAAACATCGGTGGACTAAGCGCACAAATTATTTTCCAAGAAAATACTTCAATAAGAAAAACAAGACTTGTATTTTTGAAGACATTAGCTCGTCAACTAATGCAAGAACAAATGGAATATCGTTTGACACTGGATTGTTtgccaaaacaaataaaattaagacTAAATGAATACTGCAACATAACAAGACCTAACGTGGGGGAAATACAACGTGTACGAGCTTCTGGAAGATGTACTTTTTGTGACCGCTCAAAAGATCGTAAGGCTACAAAAGTATGTACTAATTGCGCAAGACTCATTTGCAGAGACCATATAATAGAGACTTGCCCTGACTGCTTTGAAGCttcatag